TTCGCGGGCTCGCGTATCTATGCACGCGCTTCGCCGCGAAAGAGGCGGTGTCCAAAGCCATCGGGCTGGGCATGCGCTGGCCGATGACATGGCGTGCTGTACAAACGCTCAACGCGCCATCCGGCAAGCCGGTCGTGGTGGCGTCGGGCGAGTTGGTGCAGTGGCTGGCCGAGCGGCAACTGTCGATCGAGATTTCGATCACGGACGAGAAGGAATACGCGGTCGCGTTTGCGATCGCATCACGTAACTTAGGCAACATTCGCAGTATTGCATCGGAGAAAACGCAATGACGAAGCGCAGGCCGGGCCCGGTGATGCTGGACGTCGTCGGGCTGACCCTCAGCGAAGACGACATCCGCCGTATCGACCATCCGTTGACCGGGGGTGTCATCCTGTTTGCCCGTAACTTCGATGACCGCGCGCAACTGTGCGCGCTCACGAAGCAGATTCGCGACGTGCGCGACGACATTCTGATTGCGGTCGACCATGAAGGCGGGCGCGTGCAGCGTTTCCGTACCGACGGCTTCACGCACTTGCCCGCGATGGGCAAGCTGGGCAAGCTCTGGCATGACGACGTGTTCAAGGCGACGCGTGTGACGACGGCCGTAGGCTATGTGCTTGCGTCGGAATTGCGCGCGTGCGACATCGACCTGAGCTTTACGCCGGTGCTCGACCTGGACTACGGCACGTCGGCAGTGATCGGCGATCGTGCGTTCGACGCCGATCCGCGCGTGGTGGCCATGCTGGCCAAGAGCCTGAATCACGGCCTGCTGCTCGCCGGCATGGCGAACTGTGGCAAGCACTTCCCGGGGCATGGTTTCGTGGCCGCCGACTCGCATCACGAAATTCCGGTCGATGAGCGCTCGCTCGACGAAATCCTCTCGATCGACGCCCAACCGTATGACTGGCTCGGCATGTCGCTGGCGGCAGTCATGCCGGCGCACGTGATTTATCCGCAGGTCGATCCGAACCCGGCGGGTTTCTCGGCGAAATGGCTCAAGGAAATCCTGCGCGGCAAGTACGGCTTCGATGGCGTGATCTTCAGCGACGACCTGTCGATGCAGGGCGCAAGTGCGGCAGGGGATGTCGTCACGGCAGCGCATGCCGCGCTGGACGCTGGCTGCGACATGGTGCTTATCTGCAACAGCCCTGAGAAGGCGGATCGCTTGTTGCGTGAAATGAAGGCGGCGCCCGATACTGTCTCGCAGCGTCGGATCAAGCATCTGAAGGGCCGCGGCAAGGTGCATGGCTGGGAAAAGATGCTCGCGCAGCCGGAGTATCAGGCGGCGAAGCGCCTGATCGCGGAGACGTTCGGCGGGTAAGTGTCGAACGTTAGGCGTCAGGCGATAGCGGACGCATCCGTTAGCCAATCGCCGGACGTCCGGCCCAAACAAAAAGCGCTCGACCCCGAGGGGACGAGCGCTTTTTTGTTACCTGACGGCCGCTTCGTCCGAAGACGTCGCGGCGGCCCGCCGTCGCTTAGACGCGGCTGCGGTATTCGTCAGTACGCGTATCGATTTCGATCTTGTCGCCGGTGTTGACGAACAGCGGCACCTGGATTTCCAGCAGATCGTTGATCTTGGCGCTCTTCAGAACACGGCCCGACGACGTATCGCCCTTGACGGCCGGTTCGGTGTATTCCACAACGCGCACGAGCGAGGTCGGCAGGTCGACCGAGATGGCCTTTTCATTGTAGAAAACGACTTCGCACTGCATGCCGTCTTCCAGGTACTTGATCGCGTCGCCCATGTTTTCGGCTTCGACTTCGTACTGGTTGTAGTCGGCGTCCATGAACACGTACATCGGGTCGGCGAAGTACGAGTAGGTCACTTCCTTCTTGTCGAGCACGACGACGTCGAACTTGTCGTCAGCCTTGTACGAGAATTCGCCACGACCTTCGGTCAGCAGCTTCTTGTACTTCATCTTCACGACGCTGGAGTTACGGCCCGACTTGACGTATTCGGTCTTCAGCACGACATTGGGCTCACCGTCGATCATGACGACGTTACCGACGCGGAGTTCTTGAGCGGTTTTCATAAAAAACGAGATCCTGTGACGAAATAAGCGATTTGCCGCTTGTTTGAGCGCTTCCATACGCTCATTCGCCGCTTGATTCCCGCGTCCGCCCGGAACATCCGGGGCAGCAGGTTCAGCAGCAAAGCGTTGA
This window of the Pandoraea fibrosis genome carries:
- the acpS gene encoding holo-ACP synthase, which translates into the protein MTRTNGRFAERVLGPEELKVYYARQKRSEVRGLAYLCTRFAAKEAVSKAIGLGMRWPMTWRAVQTLNAPSGKPVVVASGELVQWLAERQLSIEISITDEKEYAVAFAIASRNLGNIRSIASEKTQ
- the nagZ gene encoding beta-N-acetylhexosaminidase, with protein sequence MTKRRPGPVMLDVVGLTLSEDDIRRIDHPLTGGVILFARNFDDRAQLCALTKQIRDVRDDILIAVDHEGGRVQRFRTDGFTHLPAMGKLGKLWHDDVFKATRVTTAVGYVLASELRACDIDLSFTPVLDLDYGTSAVIGDRAFDADPRVVAMLAKSLNHGLLLAGMANCGKHFPGHGFVAADSHHEIPVDERSLDEILSIDAQPYDWLGMSLAAVMPAHVIYPQVDPNPAGFSAKWLKEILRGKYGFDGVIFSDDLSMQGASAAGDVVTAAHAALDAGCDMVLICNSPEKADRLLREMKAAPDTVSQRRIKHLKGRGKVHGWEKMLAQPEYQAAKRLIAETFGG
- the efp gene encoding elongation factor P — protein: MKTAQELRVGNVVMIDGEPNVVLKTEYVKSGRNSSVVKMKYKKLLTEGRGEFSYKADDKFDVVVLDKKEVTYSYFADPMYVFMDADYNQYEVEAENMGDAIKYLEDGMQCEVVFYNEKAISVDLPTSLVRVVEYTEPAVKGDTSSGRVLKSAKINDLLEIQVPLFVNTGDKIEIDTRTDEYRSRV